The window AATATCTGGAAGAAGCGCCAGCATATAATATAATTGACCTTCCATTAGCTGTAAGTCAGACGTGTGGAGTATGAAAAGAATGAAGTGCGGCCATTTATCAAGATCACGCAATGTAACTCATTCATCTGAGTAAAATGAAAGGCCCCGTAGCATAAgctcataataataataataataaaaaaaagagtttgaGCAAACTTGGCCTTCGATTACCTCTTTGAATCCGGATGGCTGAGCAGAAATGAGAGGAAAACATTTCGTCTAAACTGAGAGACGGCAAAGAAAATGCAGCTCATTCATCTGAAAAAGAGTCACATTGAAATGCGTCTTTAATAGCAGGATATTTACTTATTATACAATGCTGCTTCTTGCGCCTTTCATTTACTCCTTAAGTCGTGGTTGCCGatcataaatgaaaataaagaaatattcctTTATCACGGGCATGATATTTGCAAAGAAAGGCCAAGTCATTCGTCTGAATATACTATAAAAGGGCCTTGGCACAATTAATGTCAATTGTGTGCAAAGCTGGTTAAGTTGCGCCTTCATTAGCTACTAGTATATGAGTCAGACCTGCGGGGCGAaatggaaaagagagagagagagagagagagagagaaatgtagcaagaacaagaaaagaaatcCAACTCATTCAGCACAACATACTGAAATGCTCTCAGCGAGATATGTAtccttgtacaatgtacatagctGCTATTTGTGCCTTCCATTAACTCTTTAATTCAGGGTTGCCAAGCAAAAGTTAAAAGCGAAGCATGCtgcattcaaaagaaaatatggaGAAGATAATACAGCCCATATATCTGACAAATATTTATACCGAAAGGCGTCTGTGCAGGATATGCTTAAACTTGTACACTGCTTATAGTTGTGTCTTCTATTATCTCTTTCAGGTAAGTAGGGTACGTCGCCGAGTTTGTAATTATCTCCGACATGCAGATCAAAACACGCCGGACGCACGCCATGATTAATTGCTTCTCGATTCCTGCCAAATGTACTTGAGAATAAACAAATGCAGGACGTACACGTAAACCATGACCGCAGCAAAAGCCCATGAAGGCATGACGTGTTTCCAAGAGATGAATGAAATATTACTGCTCTCTCTTGATCTCCTTGTAATGGGTATGAACACTGTACCGTATCATACATGGCTAGTGCTTTTTGCGATTGTCTTTGCACTGTATCGAAGAGGGGAAgctgtgtaaaaataaaaaaaaagacaacagtaTACGAACGTACATTTTCACACCTGTGAAGATTTAGTGTAAGGGTTTCAGCGAGTGTATATTCTTGGAGTTTATCATTGCACATGCACccaattatttttctttaattgtttgtttatttgtttgtttgtttgtttgaatgaccGATTGACTGACTGATGATTACATGCCTGGTTGGTCGATTGAGCCCTTGACAGTGTAAAGACTGCATTTTGTAAACAGAGCTGACTTTTTAAATATCGATATTATCTTGATTTATCGGTGTCaaattataatctgtttaaatcAAAGATTCACATCTGTATCGTGACGTAAACATACACCATTTTCATCCCCATTCAAGCTGCAATGAATACTGAAAGAGTGTCTTGTTACTGTGTCTGTAGAGATAATTTGTTTTCAGAGACAGGTTCCATGactggttccatgacatttgctcctgcgacaattgatCATGATTtatcccatgaaatatctgcacgctgagccaaacataaattctaccaacaaatataaccctaaccctaaccctagtccacacatcaaactaaacctaaaactcATCACAATCCTATAGCCCTAAccccaagtccttggagaaaataacaccggagcaattgtcgccggagcaaatgtcccGTCATCTTTTGACAGAGATGACATACCAACTTTTAACTTTCTTTTCAACATATGACAAGGTTGTGTTAGGAGAAAGCCGGCGTTATACTccaaatattaaaagaaaaaaatttaaaaagactttattttcttctccttttcaaAATGTCCAACGCATTAAGTTAATGGTGCGTAATGGCAAACATGTGGGTTTTAATAACGGAACATTATCTTGAACAAACTGCACTCGACCTTAACAACTCTGCGGTGCTCAAGTATAGTGATTAGAAGCAATAAGGAAAGACGTCAGATGTGACATATGATGAAATGGTGTAGAGGGTTGTCATAGCAACTCTCTCTGAATCAGTAGCTTGTAACTGTGTTGTCATGTAATTCTTACCAAGGCTGACGAGATAGCGCGAGCTAAGCGGAAATTAGATCTCTCAATCTTCCAATTGTATGCCGTCCGAATTCAAATCTCGTCTAAACAGCCATAAAAGTTGTGGATGATCGCCGGAAAATGTTAATGGAGAGCATTTACGTCGCTATTTGTTGTCATCTACTTCCCAACGTCGTAACAAACAACCATAAAACCAAGATAAAGTATCAAACCAAACTTATTAAAAGGACTCTCTTATGTCGCTTTGATATAACTCTGTACTTACATGGAGATTACGAAGCGACATTAGTGAGCGAGCAGACAGGATCATCACGATGCAATATTGTAAAGCCACTTTTGAATTCATGTTTCTTCCCTTCTTCCTCCGACATGTATTGaacagctttcttttgcaaatgcacacacacacacacgcacacacacacacgtgcacacacacacacacacacacacagacacgcgaAAATTAAAACGAAGACAAAACGCCAAGATCTGCCCTGACTAAATATGAATATACCAACGAACAGTTTGACATCTTCAGGGGATATTGATATCTTCAGGGatctatgatatcattttgaaagacaaaatgtTTGTCCTCCATGCTTCAGCTTCTCTTCCACGTCTGATAGCAGGACAATCACCATTTGACCGTGACAGCTCCTCCCGAACTTTCAATTCACCATTGTGACGGTTTATATCCGGAGAGACGTTTCGCAGCAACAGCACAGTAGACACATACGTGAACAAGCCTTCATATTTTATGCCACATGAAGCGCAACATTTTATTAACGTGTGGTCACTCTGTTTTACACTGTTTTGTTTCTCCCGGCACTGTAGAATGTGTAACAagaaaaagcaaagcaaagaaaaaaaaagtggaacgAGTTGTACCCTGTTACCaccatgaaaagaaaagatccTGAAAACCGATCagccatcattattattcatagaCCAGCATGACTCTAAACATCttaagtggaaaaaaaaatgtggagcttattccgacttttttttcagtaaagaAGATGATTTCGAGGAAGAAAAGTGATAACGCTTGCACTTTAAATCTTGATTTACGACTGAAACAGTTGTTTCATGCTGATTACATTGTTTCATTTCCTTCTAAGCCCCTATCTCAAGATGTGATTACCATCAAACATAAAATGTGCACACAATATTATTTAAAGATATTCCTTTATTCTAGTTGATAAGACAGCAGATTCCCAGTTGGAGGACCTGTGTTAGATTTCCTCAGCTCAGTGCTTACGTCTTGGGACAAGAAGTGGCAACACTGAATCGGGTACCCCAGATTATATAAGAAGACCATACtattattatcgtcatcataatttatgttattatttttactatcattgtaattattattattattattattattattattattattatcattattattagtagtagtattattattattactattactattaaaCACGTGCAACTGTTCACACTTCGGCACTATCTAGAGGGTTTGGGGGCATGCATCAGTGTTAAACTTTTTTATATATCTCTTACGCTGACAACTCTGACGTGAACTGTACGTAGTATGGACAAGCACATTGATAACAATACAAAGAATAAGCTAAATGTTATTTTCTAGACGCCGTATTTACGCAACGTATCAAATTACTCTGAACAACGTCATGGTAAAGCCAAACTACACTAATCGAATACATCACGTATTCGTGCAAAAGAGATGAACTTTTAATATGCTTCAAAATTATGATTCAAATGCATACACGTGACCTAGTAGACTGCAACCCACGTGGTCTCCCACTCAAAAAAGGGTTCAAACAATTACAAGACTAAGAATGACCTATTCACAAATAATTTAGCTGGCTTGCAAAAattgatgataaagatgaaGCCCTCAATAAAATGTAATGGACACTTTGATAGATTTCAGCGACAGATACAGGTATGACGTCAAAATAATGTCGACGCTTGCCCGATCTAGGAACTAGAAATAAATTTACACATAcgtgtacatatacacatatacatctaCATAGAGGATTAAAAAAAGATGGGTTGATAAAATGTAAGGAGTGACAAATAGAGGGACTCTTAGTTGTGATAATGCTAGGCTTCATGTTACAATcactttttattgaatttaggGAATATATAGAATTCCAACTGATCGACGACTGAAAAGAAATAGCGTATTTCATTAAACACACTGTCATCAGAAAGATCAGTGTTTTCTACCAATCACAAGATCTCAAACAAGTCCTTCTCGTGATATacactcgaaaaaaaaaataggtttaactttgcacctttacgTGTGACATACTGGGGGAACCTTTACGGGTGCAattttgcacctttcagaccagagAGGTGGAAAATTGCACCTTTAACGGTGCTCATTCGTCtgacaattgtaaagttgtacCCGTAAAGGTACTACAATATTGTGTCACATGTAAAGGCGCAAAGTTGAACCTATTCATCTGAGAGAATGAATTATTATAGATATTGAATGAAGAGGAGCACGTCTTGACTACGTTCTATTGAACGGGTTAAGAGAAACAAACGTACCGCAAGCTGGAAAAGGGATGATGTCAATCACAAGGTACGTCTGATTCTACAGACTGACTGTTTGCATGACTGTCGAAGAAGACTTCGATGGGATGCTTTTCCTTGAAGAGAACGATTGCTTGCGCTGCGTGCACCACAGGTCGAACACTCTCTTGTTGGCACAGAAAGCGAAAAATATGTAGACCCCCTGCAGAGAGTTCAGAATGATGAAGACGTACCAGAGGGCGTCCTGTTGACAGAAAGCCGCCACGTACCCAATCAGCCAGGTGAAACCCATAATCGTCGAAATCTTTGAAATTAATaccaaacaaagaaaagttAGATGACCCATGAACACTCTTAATCGATGAATTTTAAGAGTATTTTGGTAAACAACTGTGCTCTGAATGAATGGAATAAATTAATTTCCACCCTTGCCATCAAGTTGTTAAATTTTGATTTACTTCTTGTTTCACTCTGTTTCAGCGGAATAGAAGAGGAGTAGGTGTAAATCAAATACCACTTGACAGGTTTGCAAATACACGACAAGGGCTTCGTTTCATTGACCTAAAGCATGTAAAGACAGACTCGGTAGAAAATATTGACGACACAATATTCACTTGGAGAGTATACTAAGAGACGAATTCTgggatgattttgttttctccaGAAAACaaatactttatttttcttcaaatgtgtatgtgcgtgttgTCATTTAAGGAAAAATCTTACTCCTGCTAGGTCTTTATCTTTTCCGTTTTAAGTTTCATCGATTTCAGTACTCATATTTCGCCACATAGGGAAATTGTCTTATGTACCTACTCAAGTGTCGCAGCCGTCATTCTTATTTGCACAGTAAGTTATTCTTGAAAATTGTCCCAATGACGAATCTGGCGCATATGGTAAATATAACTTCATGTTCACAAATAAATTATAAACACTCCATTTCAGTAATGAAAGATGTAATCGCATATTTACTGCATTTATTCTTTGTTGCATTAAGTCAATTATAACTAGGACTGGGGGAAATAAAAACCACGGAGAAACATCTTataagcaaacagacaaacacatacAGGAAGAAAGCTGACATTTCTTTTCGTCAAGCTACGTGTTATCTTCCCACGCAAGATTTTGGACATTTTTGTGACtgacagtaataataataataaaggacatttatattgcgcagctacaataataatatactctactcTACAGTAAGATGGTACATTCCCTTTACCTTGATATAGATGCGCAGATTTTCTGCGTTGTTGGTCTCTGTCTTTACTCCTTCCCGAAGTTCTTTTCTCTCCCGAGTACTGAGGTGAATTCCACGGACAGTTTTGGCAAAGAAGATGATGTTCAGCGTCAAGGCTACGGCCACGGGACCGCCGAAAGCTACCAGATTCGCGTAACCATCTCCAATCCAACAGGACAGCTCATCGCCATACCGAATAAGGTCTGAGTTCACACCAAAACTTACAGCAACACCAACTCCCACTATCAAAAGTGGCAAGCCAAAGGCCACTAGAAGGTACTTCCTCAAGATCGCGCTGCTCTTGCCGGAAATGCTGATGGACGAATGAGCTCCAAATGTCCTACCGAGATCAAAGGCGAGCGACGTCGATATTGAGAACACCGACAACCAGAAGAAGTGTGATATCGCAGCGACAATCGAGCATGTCAATGGATGTGCAGTGGCGAACCCGCCGAGCATCAACAAGGCTTGAGCAATGAGAAGGCAAGCGCAGAGAATCATGATAAGTTTGCTGCTGACTAATTTCCGCAGTGAAATGAAAGTGAAGTACGTAATGAGGGTGAAAGTGAGAGCGGTCACTGACAGCAACGTTCCACCATAACTCAGATAAACATGTATTGGGGAATACTGAAAGAATGACCAAGTTGTTGTCACGTTAATTGTGCCATTTTGTGTCAAAAAGTGACATACACTAACGAGATCTCCAGTATAGAAATAATTTTCTGGTGGTATAACATCACCGGTCGGCTTGTATTTCAAGCTGTTCCCGTCAAATCGTTCAAACAGGTCGATACTCAACAATAGACGGGGACAGGTGGGAGTAGTAACTGTCTGATTACAATTGGTTCTCGTAACTTCTTTCACGAAGTTGACAGTGCCTTGCATGCCTCTGTAAGTTGTTCCTAAAACCATGAAGTTGTCTTCCCCACTCCGACCAATGCTCTCCCAAAAAGCGTCAACTTCTGTTCGCAGCTCCGATGACTCCATGGATCGATTGCAAATTGATAGATTGCCTGAAAAATTGCAATGCCCGAATATCGACGCGGAAGAGAGTCCGCATCCTGGGTCAAGATGGTTAGTCAAGTATTCGTCAAAGTGGACCACTACGCTCGCATAGTCGATCTGAGCAACTATACTTAAACTTGATCTGTTGGTTCCAATAGTGTAGTTGTCTCGACATTTCATGGTATGTCTTGTAAAGCCTATGATACTGTTCAGTATTTGCAATGTGCAGTTGTGAAAGTGTCCGTCCAACATGCCTGAACAAGTATCGCTCTCCGACACAAATACTATCGTAGTCATTGAGCTGTTAGTGGACTCCAGTATCTCGCAAATCACATCACCGACATTGTCTTCCCATACACATTCGTTTTCATATAACATAGAACCATGGGGGCACGTGAGTGTCAGGCAATTACCGGTGAAAGGGTCAAATGCCCTTCCAGAAATGCATGTAATTGCTTCTGCTGTCATAGTCTCGTAGTTCTTCGAAAGCCTGACTCCGCTGCCGGAAGAAAAATCGAACAAAACTGAAATCGGCTGGGCATCTACAAAACCCCAACAGGGGCATTCGAAGTAGTTATGACGGGAAGGAATACCTGAAGATGAACAAAAATAGTGTCCAACGTTTTCATAGATTACCAGATTGTTTTCGTATAGTAGTGAATCGAGAGTATTGCAAGCCTGAACAATTAAAGTATCTATATCAGGAAAACACGCCTCAGCAGTTTGAGACATGTAACTGGAGCACTTTGTCAGAATGAGCTCATCGAATCCATTGTGTGGAGGGAAAACGGACAAGATGCAGCCTGACTCGCTAACGGCTTTTTGAATCGAGAACTTTTGTTCCTCTAAGATGTTGCTATCACATCTTAACAGCGTAACGTTCCAGGGTGTGACGTCATCAGCCGTAACACCATTGCAAACGGCACAGAAGATGTTCTTAAAACTACCTACGCGTTCTTGGCTGACGGGCAAGTCTGCCATGGATAACTCTGCGGTTGACACGTTTTCGCATTTCCATCGAATGTCGTCGTCGGTCCAATCTGTAGGACAGGTCGCAATGAGAAGGTAGTTTCGCTTCTCCTCGTACGTTAGAGTCATCATAAATTTCACTTCGGAGCAGCGAAAACTGCTTCGTCGGTACCGATGAGAGGTGATGCAACTACCGTCCTCCAGAGACCCGTATGTGTCTGGGGGACAGCAATCTCCGAACACGACGCAGGCGGCATCGCATTTACAGGATGGCGTAGGCGGTGTAGGCTTTGGACAGAGAGGATCACTGCAGTTCTCATTCGGACACAGTGGGATTGACATGTCGTTGTAAGAGACGTTATGGCAGTCTACGTTTTTCAGAAAGATGCGGGTTTGAAAAGCAGAGGAAAATGACGATATAAGAACGTCAAAATAAAGGCAGTGTTTACGGAGGATGAAACATCATCAATGCTTATCAGAATGGGTGTTTAtctgatttattttgttttcaattcaattcgattcaaatCAATTCCATATTCATCaagtaaaaaataataagcaaaaaaaaaatgcaatcgaGCAATTACAATATCGAACGGAACTAAAACGCAAGATGATATGGGTATCCCTGACTTTACATCTTTAAAGACATCTGTGTGAAGGAGTAGAAATAAAATTGTAAACATAGacaaagaaacagaaacaaGGCGATCGAACAGAGAATGTAGGCGCCATTTGAATGAGACCCTCCTCCCCCTTGGTACTTTTTAAGTTCAACGTTTCCATGGAAGAGTGATGGTACCTCTTTCCAAAGACTtgtgtgaaaaaacaacaactcattACTTAATCTAATgtctttgatatgatttgacaGCAGCTGGTTGGGCAAAGACAATAGTTGATATTTCCGTTACCCGAAATGTCACTACTATTACTCGTCATTTTGATTCAGCTTaattggaaaaaatgaaatggaccTTCCCTTTAGTTATGGAAATTTACAGGTTTGAGTTGGACATGTATTTTGTATCACTTCTTCACGTTTTGTATAATAATGAGTGATGGGAAATGATGAAATCAAAGGAGTGAAGAGTGCCAATAGGTTATGCTGAAGAAACATTCAAGAAATGGAGATTTGAAGATTAGACGACCCGTCGCTACAGAGCAACGGATGCATTAACGTCGAGAATAAAGCAAAAGccttttacattcatattacaAGCTCACCACATCCGTGATTCTCAATCGTCGACGTACCGCTGACACTGGACGTTGCCTGTAACGGTGGATTGGTTGTGGATGCGCTAACAGTAATCACCGCCCACGCCAATACCATCATTACGCTTGTCCACATGGTGACGTTATTTTATCTAAATCACGatacattttcacacacacacacacacgaaaaaaaaaattgcacaaacAATGATTAGTCTGCATCGAGGAAGTAGTAATAATTTCCCActaaagaagaaggaaaaaaaaaatcacatttctagCGCGATGACGGGCATCAGAGCAAAAATCGAATAAAAACTTAGGTGTGGTTGCCATGCTTGTTAGGAAAAAACAGTCCGACGTTCATGTCATCCGCTCATCTCTTATGGAAAGAATACAGTTTgtccacagtgtgttcacatagtcgactatgtaaaaaaaaacgcgaatttaacagtgtgaagatgatttcacactgtggtgtggttttcacagagtgttcacataggCCATGGGCTAGTAGGGGTCAACGTGCACCCCCCTCTGCACCTAACATTCATCATTCATGGTTGTTTCCATGAAATGCTTTgcttcacactgtgaattgatgactcacattgtgtCAACACTGTTAAAACCCTCGCAATTTCAGTGTGAAaggatttcacactgtgtttctcgcAGTGATTTCGATGATATTGTATTCATTTCAGCACTAAttcaattcacatgtataaCTAAAAGAAATGAAGTGTCGATAAGAGACAgtaatgattttgatttgtatCAATAGAGAACGATACATTTAAGGATGAAGCTAGGAAACGAAAGTTGGGAAATAATTTTACGCAGAATAGAACGTACGTAGGTACTGGCTAAAATTCGAAAAGCCAAAAGTGTAACCTCGCAAACAGGTGGACAAGTTGCAACTTGTAAGTGTTTTTAGACACAGACAACAAACTTGATTATAATTGGCAATGATAATACAGGGAACTATCAAAGTGCAATAATGTAGCGAGAGCAGGTGATTAGCTTCGTGGGGAATTCAAAGGGTGTAGGGTCCTTCGTTGAAGTAACTTGCAtacataatttttgcatcgtacaCGGCTACTACACGCATATCATGCTTAAATCCGACATTAATAAGGTCCATTCACTGGAATCTGCTCAGTTATTTCTCAgcattgatttatttcaatactGGATATCTCTAAGCGCACGCGATATGTCACGGGTAAGCTTTATTATCAGATTTCAAATGATATACCGTCGTAAATACGACATTATCTTTTTtcataacccccccccaaaaaaaaaacaaccaaacaaaaaacaacttgCCCcccaaataagatatttttttttttttttttttgggggggggggggcaaaacgagctCCTACCCCCCAAGTTCCAACTgcaacaaataattaatcaattatttaaagaccaaaatgaacaataaagccacttttcttgtctaaaagttgtaaatttcataactgaaaatgcaagaAAGTCgtaaatcattattgatatacTTTATAATACCTGCACACTAATATTTACTTATGAGTAGATTTAGTGTATCAATAGACGGTAGCCTCGCGTCCTCAAGTGTGccccctgaaacatacctttcaaaccttacatttttcctttATTCTATGCTTTTTAGCGCATAGGAATGATTTTTattgcgatcacgtttaagcttttagtGAATTCATTTCAGACGAATAGCAAAGTGAAAGTGGTGCGCTCGCTGTTCCGTACAAATAGTAAAATGAACAATTTTGTATACATTATGAtgatagtccttcgcagtgatgtttTACTacgtttaattccctagaaatttgaattaaaatgttctgtaaacgcgacttttacactttttttttctacgaaaagtccctaccgtgatacggccttcccacaccctcgccgaggatctcacaccgtcacataatgtacccccgtatgttataatcgtAGTCCTTCACACTATTTCTTTTTTCGCCATGTTTAATTCCCtaaaaatttgcttttaaatgctctataaacgcgacttttgtactctgtttttacataaagtccctaccgtggggggcggggggggggggggttatccccctcccacactctgcccctgctcggtcgcttcgctccctcgccgagggttttttttttcactatgtttaatttcctagaattttgcttttaaattctctataaaggGGACTTTTGTATTCTGTTATTataaaaagtccctaccgtgagAGGAGGGCATTatgttattatattatatattatatattattattattatcactatcattattattattattattattattattattatcattattcttatcattaccactatttttattgttattatcattattattattatcattattattacttttatcataaaacattgaaaattcGCAACTCTCGTCCCGGCCACCACATTTCTGTATGAGGGATAGTCTGGTGTTGTATATTATCACATCATAATCTTTTACCTGCACCCTTTAGTTGCATTTGCAAAGTTGGTCATCTTCTTAATTGCCACATTAAAAATAATTCTTAAATTCACAACACATTTAGAAGATTAACCGTCAATTAGGTGCAGATATAATTACCTAATGAACAGTTCTCATATAATATTTCCGCCTAAAACAGTAAAACACACGAAATCATACTCGAGATGCCAATTTAAGAATGACGAAACGATTACTTCTGTAGCAAAATGTCCTCCTCCACTTCATGGGTTAAAGGCACACTATCTTTACGGAAATATGAGTGCTGGCGCTTAAAAACCGATAAATTAATATGACAATCAGATATAAATGACGTTTTTGTATCCTCGCTTCGATTATTCCGTTAACCATGCACCCCAAATCAGTCTATCACAGTTTAGTTCGGAAAGAGCTGCTTTACAGGATTATCTCGTCAAGGTTCAAGAATAATCATGTGTATATGCGTATGCTCGCGTATGTGCATAAGGTTACACTATATAGAGTGGTGTGCATGCGTACGTGCGTTTAATACGGATCCGTAGTTTTCAAATTAAGACGCCGAGTGAAACTATTGCTTCACGTGTTTATGTCAACATCTTTATGTTGcatattgtattataatgtgtCATTGCATTGACACACGCAggttgatggggggggggatcgcaAAGAGCGCGcgcccccctctttatttttgtttattttttattttagttaaaaaaggaattaaaagaaaaagggggTCCGTGcaccctttaattttgtaaagacgccccccccccccctttacggaatacctggatccgcccctggtttGTCACCAATAGACTATAATGTAGGCACTGATTTACGTGCTAACAGGGAGGTGCTCCTTGGTGCGAATAACAATGCTTTATGTAGTTTCACATAGCAAGCTTTTGATGAAAAGCTGAAACCGATCAACAAGAGCAGTCACATTAATAAACCAAAACTAAAACAGCATGATTGTGATCATCCTGTAATTCATCATGAGATCATGGACATAAACTTGTCACAAAGTTGCCAGAGAAACTAAACGTGAAGTGTAGACCCACACAGATTGGATGGAGAATGATTTCTGCACAGCACAAGAGTgctcagtggcgtaccgtgtgtcaagacatgggggggggtCACCTCATGGAAAAGTAATTTACA of the Diadema setosum chromosome 16, eeDiaSeto1, whole genome shotgun sequence genome contains:
- the LOC140239407 gene encoding uncharacterized protein, whose translation is MWTSVMMVLAWAVITVSASTTNPPLQATSSVSGTSTIENHGCDCHNVSYNDMSIPLCPNENCSDPLCPKPTPPTPSCKCDAACVVFGDCCPPDTYGSLEDGSCITSHRYRRSSFRCSEVKFMMTLTYEEKRNYLLIATCPTDWTDDDIRWKCENVSTAELSMADLPVSQERVGSFKNIFCAVCNGVTADDVTPWNVTLLRCDSNILEEQKFSIQKAVSESGCILSVFPPHNGFDELILTKCSSYMSQTAEACFPDIDTLIVQACNTLDSLLYENNLVIYENVGHYFCSSSGIPSRHNYFECPCWGFVDAQPISVLFDFSSGSGVRLSKNYETMTAEAITCISGRAFDPFTGNCLTLTCPHGSMLYENECVWEDNVGDVICEILESTNSSMTTIVFVSESDTCSGMLDGHFHNCTLQILNSIIGFTRHTMKCRDNYTIGTNRSSLSIVAQIDYASVVVHFDEYLTNHLDPGCGLSSASIFGHCNFSGNLSICNRSMESSELRTEVDAFWESIGRSGEDNFMVLGTTYRGMQGTVNFVKEVTRTNCNQTVTTPTCPRLLLSIDLFERFDGNSLKYKPTGDVIPPENYFYTGDLVSVCHFLTQNGTINVTTTWSFFQYSPIHVYLSYGGTLLSVTALTFTLITYFTFISLRKLVSSKLIMILCACLLIAQALLMLGGFATAHPLTCSIVAAISHFFWLSVFSISTSLAFDLGRTFGAHSSISISGKSSAILRKYLLVAFGLPLLIVGVGVAVSFGVNSDLIRYGDELSCWIGDGYANLVAFGGPVAVALTLNIIFFAKTVRGIHLSTRERKELREGVKTETNNAENLRIYIKISTIMGFTWLIGYVAAFCQQDALWYVFIILNSLQGVYIFFAFCANKRVFDLWCTQRKQSFSSRKSIPSKSSSTVMQTVSL